Proteins co-encoded in one Carassius gibelio isolate Cgi1373 ecotype wild population from Czech Republic chromosome A15, carGib1.2-hapl.c, whole genome shotgun sequence genomic window:
- the LOC128028569 gene encoding BTB/POZ domain-containing adapter for CUL3-mediated RhoA degradation protein 2-like, translating into MSGESCLHQLHPQTRLNVSVSSLACSKTNTCPYHGVTGNKYVQLNVGGNLYYSTLQVLTRQDTLLRSMFSGKTEVLTDKEGRILIDRCGKHFGLILSYLRDGFVTLPKSRQVIMELLAEAKYYQIQGLIDLCQRALQENEEKALCVIPVITSPKEEERLIKGCVKPAVKLLYNRGNNKYSYTSNSDDHLLKNIELFEKLSLSYSLRVLFIKDVIGDEICCWSFYGQRRKLAEVCCTSILYATEKKQTKVEFPEARIYEEMLNALLYETLPVPDNSLLEATRRRNNCCSHSEEEEAVELRERVRRIHIKRYSTYDDRPLGH; encoded by the exons ATGTCAGGAGAGAGCTGCTTGCACCAGCTTCATCCACAAACAAGGCTCAATGTGTCTGTCTCTTCATTGGCCTGCTCCAAGACGAACACCTGCCCTTACCATGGTGTCACCGGCAACAAGTATGTGCAGCTCAATGTTGGTGGCAATCTTTACTATTCCACACTGCAAGTGCTCACGCGACAGGACACCCTCCTGAGATCCATGTTCAGTGGCAAGACGGAGGTGCTCACTGATAAGGAAG gtcgGATTTTAATAGATCGCTGTGGGAAACACTTTGGTTTGATTCTCAGCTATCTCCGTGATGGATTTGTGACCTTGCCCAAGAGCAGACAGGTTATCATGGAGCTCCTAGCAGAAGCCAAGTATTACCAGATCCAGGGGTTGATAGACTTGTGCCAGAGAGCCCTGCAG GAAAATGAAGAAAAGGCTTTGTGTGTTATCCCGGTCATAACATCTCCTAAAGAGGAGGAGAGACTGATAAAAGGCTGTGTAAAG CCTGCTGTAAAACTGCTTTACAACCGAGGTAACAACAAATATTCCTATACAAG CAACTCGGATGACCACCTACTCAAGAATATCGAGCTGTTTGAGAAGCTGTCTCTGAGCTACAGCCTTCGTGTGCTCTTCATTAAAGATGTCATTGGAGATGAGATCTGCTGCTGGTCCTTTTACGGACAGAGGCGCAAGCTAGCAGAAGTCTGCTGCACATCCATTTTGTATGCTACTGAGAAAAAGCAGACAAAA GTTGAGTTTCCAGAAGCACGGATCTACGAGGAGATGCTAAATGCCCTGCTGTATGAGACTCTCCCAGTCCCAGATAACTCTCTGTTGGAGGCCACTCGCAGACGGAACAATTGTTGCTCACACAGTGAAGAGGAGGAAGCCGTGGAGCTGAGGGAGCGTGTGCGGCGCATCCACATTAAAAGATACAGCACTTATGACGACAGACCACTTGGACATTAG